Part of the Sinomonas atrocyanea genome is shown below.
TTTGTGGCGCACGGCGCACGACGACGGCGCCGCACCCCGCGCGAGGCGAGGTGCGGCGCCGTCGTGCCCACCCGGGACCGGTCCCCGTGACGAGCCGGTCCCCGGACGTGGCGCATCGGGCGCTGGTCAGGCCTCGATGATGTTCTTCTCCGGGCCGAACGGGAACTTGGTGATGTTCTCGACCGTGTCCTCGCCGATCACGAGGATGTCGTGCTCGCGGTAGCCACCGGCACCCGGGAGGCCGTCGGCGACCGTGATCATCGGCTCCATCGACACGACCATGCCCGGCTCGAGCACCGTCTCGATGTCCTCGCGGAGCTCGAGGCCGGCCTCGCGGCCGTAGTAGTGCGAGAGGACGCCGAACGAGTGGCCGTAGCCGAACGTGCGGTTGGCGAGCAGGCCGTGGGAGATGTAGATCTCGTTCAGCTCGGCGGCGATGTCCTTGCAGACGGCGCCGGGCTTGATGAGCTCGAGGCCGCGGCGGTGGACCTCGACGTTGATGTTCCACAGCTCGAGCGAGCGCTCGTCCGGCTGGCCCAGGAAGAGGGTCCGCTCGAGGGCCGTGTAGTAGCCGGAGGTCATCGGGAAGCAGTTGAGGGAGAGGATGTCCCCCTTCTGCAGCTTCCGGGTGGTGGCCCAGTTGTGGGCGCCGTCGGTGTTGATGCCGGACTGGAACCACACCCAGGTGTCGCGGACCTCGCGCTCTGGGAACGTCCTGGCGATCTCGTGGACCATCGCCTCGGTGCCGATGAGGGCCACCTCGTACTCGCTGATGCCCTCGCGGATCGCGCTGCGGATGGCCTCGCCGCCGAGGTCGCCGATGCGGGCGCCGTGCTTGATGACCTCGATCTCCTCGGCGGACTTGATCATGCGCTGGCGCATGGCGTCCTGGGAGACGTCGAGGAGCTCGGCGCCGGGGAAGGCGGCGGCGATCTTCTCGCGGGTCAGGGTCGGGAGCGCGTCGTCCTCGACACCGAGGCGGGCGGCCTTGACGCCGCGCTGGCGCAGGGCCTCCTGCAGGCCGAAGTAGAAGTTGTCCCGGCGCCAGTCGGTGTAGACGATGTTCTCGCCGTAGGAGGTGCGCCACGGCATGCCGGCGTCGATGTTCGCCGTGACCGTGACCGAGTCGTCAGCGGTGACGACCAGGGCGTAGTTGCGGCCGAACGTCGTGTACAGGAAGTCCGAGTAGTACTTGATGCCGTGGTAGCTCGTCAGGATGACCGCGTCCAGCTCCTTGGCGGCCATGATCTGACGGAGGCCGGCCAGGCGGCGTTCGAACTCGGCGTCGGAGAACGTCAGCGTGCCCTTGGTGCCGTTGTGGAGGACCTTGAGGCGCTCGAGCTCGGCGACGTTCGTGACGGCGGTGTCGATGGACATGGGAGTCTCCTTTTCAGGGGTTGTGTTGCGTCGGTTTCAGGTGGGTCAGGGAAGTCAGCGGGCGAGCGGCCTGCGGGAGGTCTCCTTGGCGCACAGCACGGCGATGAGCGAGACGATGGCCGCCGCCACGAGGTACCAGGCGGGCGCCAGCTTGGTGTGCAGGACGCCGATCAGCAGGGTCGCCATGAAGGGCGCCGTGCCGCCGAAGACGGCGTTGGCGAGGTTGAAGCTCACGGCGAAGCCGGAGTACCGGATCCGGGTCGGGAACAGCTCCGCGAGGAAGCTCGGGAGCGTTCCGTCGTTGAGGGTGAGCATCGCGCCGAGGAAGACCTCGACGAGCAGGATCACCGCGAAGTTGCCGGTGTCCAGGAGCATGAACGCCGGGACGGTGAGCAGGATGAACAGGACCGAGGCCGTCAGGAGCACGCGCTTGCGGCCGAATCGGTCCGACGCCAGCCCCGTGAGGAAGATGAAGCCGATGTAGGTCAGCAGCGCGATCGTGGTCGCGAAGAAGGACTCCGTGGCGCCGAAGCCCAGCTCGGTCGAGAGGTAGGTGGGCATGTAGGAGAGGATCACGTAGAAGCCGACGGCGTTGAGCAGCACGGCGCCGACCGCGAGCAGGAGCGAGCGCCAGTGCTTGACGAACATGTCCTTGACCGGCGCGTGGATGACCTCGTCCTCCGCCGCGAGTTCGCGGAACACCGGGGTGTCCTCGAGCTTGGTGCGGATGTACCGGCCGATCAGGCCCATCGGCGCCGCGAGCAGGAAGGGCAGGCGCCAGCCCCACGCGGCCATCTGGGCGTCGCTGAGGACGATCGAGAGCAGGGCCGCGAGGAGCGAGCCGAGCAGCAGGCCGGCGGCCGTGGAGGCGGGGACGACCGCGGCGTAGAGGCCGCGCCGGTGGGCCGGGGCGTACTCGACCAGGAAGGCCGAGGCGCCCGCGTACTCGCCGGCGGCGGAGAAGCCCTGGATGACGCGGATCACGAGGAGGGTGATCGGGGCGCCGACGCCGATCATGGCGTACGGCGGGATGAGGGCGATGCAGAACGTCGCACCGCTCATGATCAGGATGGACAGGGAGAGGGCCGTGCGGCGGCCGAGCCGGTCGCCGATGTGGCCCCACACGAAGCCGCCGAGCGGGCGGACGAAGAAGGAGATGGCGAAGACGGCGAAGGTCGCCAGCAGGGCCGTCTGCCTGTCGGAGTCGGGGAAGAATGCCGCCGCGATCGTGGAGGCGAGGTAGCCGTAGACCGCGTAGTCGAACCACTCGACGAAGTTGCCGATGAAGCTGCCCCACAGGACCCGGCGGCGGGCGTCTTTGCCGATGCCGCCGGGTGCTGCCGAGGAGGGCTGTCCGTTCAGCGACACGTCGGCCTCGAGCCCTGCGCTGGTCGGGGCTGCCAGGCGGGGGGAGTGTTCAGTGCTCATGGAAAACCACCAGAAGCTTGGGGTTGCGTTTACCGCAACTCGGTTGCACCAGAGTACGTGTGGTCTGGGTCACGGTCAATAACTCGCACCAAAGTTGCGTTCGTTGCAACTAGATGACGGCGAGCGGGGCGGTGGAGCGCAGCTCAGCGTCCACCTCCGCCGCGAGGGCAGCGGACGTCCGTTCGAGGAGCAGGGCGCCGGCCTCCCTCGACGCCGCCGCGCCCGAGGACAGGCACCCCGACGCCGGCGTCAGCTCGGCGCGCACCGGCAGGACGTCGTACTTGGGCAGCTGCGCGGCCGGGAGGTCCATGACCCTCTCCAGCTGCACCCCCTCGGGGTGGAGGTGGAGCATGAGCGAGGTCTCGAGGACGCCGCCGTGCTCCACGTCCCAGCCGGGGAAGGCGCCCCGGTAGATTTCCTCGATCGTGCCCTCGTCCACGAAGTCCCAGTAGGAGAGCAGGAGCGCCGAGACGTCCTGGCCGCGCAGGGCCAGCTCGGACGTGGCCTGCTCGACGCCCTCGTAGAGGAACTGGTAGTTCTCGAAGTGGCCGTTGAGGAAGACGAGCCGGCGGGCGCCGTGCCGGGCGAACTCGAGGGTGAGCGTGCGGGCGATCGAGATGAGCGTCGTCGCATCCAGGCTCGTCGTGCCGCCGAGGTGGTTTCCGCCGCCCGAGCGCTGCTGCGACTTGTAGCCGTACACGATCGGCGCCGCGACCAGGCCGCCGACGGCCTCGGCCAGCCGCTCGCTCATGGCCCGGGACAGGACGACGTCCGTGTTCAGCGGCAGGTGCGGGCCGTGCTGCTCGATCGAGCCCACGGGGATGACGATCGGTGCGCCCGCCGCGATGGCCTCGCGGTAGGTGAAGGCATCGATCTCCTCCATGAAGACGCTGCTGGGCATGGCTCCTCCTGGGAAGGGGGTGGTGGGTGTCGGTGGGCCGGCGGCGGGCGGGGCCCGCCGCCGGCGGTGATGGCAGCGCGCCGGGGGCTATGGGGCCACGGCGGCGGGCGAGCCGGCGGGCGACGCCGGGTGCTCGCCGTCGTGCGCCGAGGCGTCGCCGTGGGAGGCGAGGTACTCCTCGTCGCTCACGTCCGCCCGGATGCCGAGCGGCACGCCGTGGTGGATGCGGCTCTTGAACCGCGGGTAGCCGAGGGCGAGGTAGAGCAGGCCCGAGGTGAGGGTCCCGGCGAGCCAGGAGAGGTCCACGCCGCCCATCGCGGTGGCGACGGGGCCCTGGAGTGCCGGGTCTCCGCCGTACATGAACATCCAGGTCATGAACAGGCCGACCACGAAGGCGACGATCGCGATGGGGTTGACCGCCTTGAGGCGGGTGTCCTTCGGGTCCAGGAAGAGGTAGCCGAAGTTCTTGTGCCTGCGCTCGAAGACGAAGTAGTGGACCGCCATGATGCCGCCCCAGGTCGCGACCCACGCGACGATGGCGCCGAGCCAGCTGTCCAGGAGGGTCGCGAAGTCCTCGGCGAAGAGGAAGAAGATCACCGCGACCATGGACAGGCAGCCCACCACGATGGACAGGGCGCGGCGGCCGATGCGGATGTCGAGGGCCTGGGCGGCCACGCCGAACGTGTAGAGGTTGATGATGTTGGTGGCGATGGGGCCGTGGATCACGAGCAGGATCACCGGGATCGCCATGGCGCCGAAGCTCTTGACGATCAGCTCGCCCGGGTCCGCGGTGCCGTTCATGGTCGCCAGGCTCGCGCCGAGCAGGCCCAGCCACACGACCGGCAGGAACTGGCCCAGGACCGAGGTGAGGTAGAGCTTCTTCTTGGGGATGCTCTTGGAGACGAACCGGGAGTAGTCGGGCGCGTAGGTGAACCAGCCGATGCCCCAGCCGATGCCGATGGCGGTCATGATCCCGGACATCGCGGCGATGCGCTCGCCGCCGGTGAGGATCGCGCCGGCCGGACCGGCGTAGTGCCAGTCGATGGGCAGCTGCGTCCAGGCGATGATGGACATCGCGACGAGGACCAGGAGGGTGGGCGGCATGGTGATGCGCTCGAACTTCGCGATCGCGCCGTACCCGCGGTAGCAGATGGTGACCTGGATGCCCATGATGACGGCCGCGATGCCGATCTTCCAGGCCAGGTTCTGCTGTGTCGGGTCGACCCAGCCGATCATGCCGAAGAGGGCCATGACCAGGTCGAGGATGACCCAGGTGTTCACGGCGGACCAGCCCACGGCGACGAGGGCCTGGATCGCCGCGGGGAGGTAGGCGCCGCGGCGTCCGAACGCCCCGCGGGCCAGGAGCATGCCGGTCGCGCCGGTCTTCTGCCCGAGCAGGACGAAGAAGCCGAAGCCGACCATCCCGATGATGTTGCCGATGACGAGGACAGTCATCGTGTCCGCCAGACCGAGGCCCATGTTGATGCCGAGGGCGCCGAGGATCCAGTTGATGGGGGCAACGTTGGCCCCAGCCCAGATCCAGAACTGGCCGGAGACCTTGGTGGTGCGAGCTGACTCGGGGACGGGCTGCAGCACGTCTTCGACGACGTGGGTGGCGTCCTCAGTCTTGCTCTGAGTGCGAAGGCTCATGTGAGACTACTTTCTCGTGGTATTCGCTGGGGGAGCGAGTAGCCGGCTGCCTTCAAGCGTAGGTGTGTGGCCCGTCACCACCTAGACTCATTCTGTCGCCTACGGGGCGCATTCACCGTGACACTCTGTCACCCCTTCGGAGGTCTGTTGCCATGTCCCTGCCCCTGAGTTCCATCCTCGCCGGAGGCGTCTTGGCCGTGGGGGCGCCGGTGGTGGTGGGCGGCGGGGCACGGGTGGCCCAGGCCCGTGTCCGCTGGGTGCACTCGAGCGAGGTGCTCGAGATCGCGCCGCTGCTCTCCGGCGGGGAGCTGCTGCTCACCGGCGGCGCGGCGCTGCTCGCGCTCAAGCCGGCGGCGCAGGCCGAGTACGTGTGGAGCCTCGCCTCGCGCCGGGTCGCCGCACTCGCGGTCGAGACCGCGGGGACGGGGCGGCACCTGCCCGCCGAGCTGGTGGCCGCCGCTGATGAGGCCGGCCTGCCGCTCATCGAGCTGCGCCAGGTGGTCCCCTTCGTCGAGGTGGCCGAGGCCGTGAACCGGCGGATCGTCTCCGACCAGGTCACCTCCCTCCAGCTCGCGGACCGGCTCTCGCAGGCGCTCACCGAGCGGATCGCGAGCTCGGGCGCGCAGCTCGGGCCGCTCGTCGAGCTCATCGCCGAGACTCTGGGGCTGCACGCGCGCGTGGTCGACAGCCGCGGGGCCGTGCTCGCCTCCGGCGGCCCCGAGGCGCCCGAGGGCGCGCGCGGCCCGGACGCCGAACTCTCGGTGGGCGGGATCGGCGTGGCGCGTCTCGAGCTCGCGGGCGGCCCCGAGGCGGACACCGAGCTGCTCGAGACCGTGCTCGCGCGCGTGCGCAGCATCGTGGCGCTCGCCCTCGCGCAGCAGCACCGGCCGAGCCTGGCCAGGCTCGCCGAGGACGAGCTGCTGCGCCTCATCGGTGCTGGCGGCGGCGGCGACCGGCTCATCGAGCTCAGCCAGGCGGCCGGCATCCGTGCCGACCAGCCGGTGGCGATGGCGGTGGTGCGGCGGCCGGCCGACGGCCCCTCGGACATCGAGCAGCGGGCCCGCGCCGCCCTGCCCTCCGCGCTCCTGCTCGTGGACGGGGCGTGGGTGGACATCCTCATGCCCCTCGGTGGGGGCGGAGGCGAGGCCGAGCGCGAGCGGGTGCTCGGCCTCCTGCGCGAGGCCGTGGGCCGGGCCGGGCTCACGGGCGCCCTCGGGCCCACCGCGCCGTCCGTCCGCCAGGCGGCCTTCTCCCTCGCCGAGGCGCGCGCCACGTGGCGGCTGGGGCGCTCGTCCAAGTGGACCGACGCGATCCACGACGCTGCCGACTTCCTCGTGGAGCGCGTGGCCGAGAGGTCGCTCACCCGCGGTGCCGTGGACTCGATCGTCGAGGAGTCCCTCGGCGAGCTGATCCGGCTCGACCAGCGCACGGGCGGGGAACTGGTGCGCACCCTGGACGTGTGGATCACCGCCGGGTGCAACGCCTCGGAGGCGGCCGAGGTCCTCTTCCTCGAGCGCCAGTCGCTGCACAAGCGGCTCCGGCGCATCTTCGCGGCCATCGGCGGCGACCCCCGCGGCCGCGGGAAGCTCGGTGCGCTCGCCTTCGCGGTCAAGCTGGTCCGCGGCAACGCCCAGCTCCGCGAGGACCCCCGCCCCTGACCCGGCCTCTGACCCCGCCCGCCTTCCCCCTCCCGTTCTCCCCGTTTCGGGCACGCATCTCGTCGCGAATCTGGCGTTCCGGGTACGACGGCGGCCGCGGCCTCCCGGAGGCGGCGCCGGCCTTGGCGGCACGTCGGACCGGCGGACCCTGCCTCCGGGTGCACAGTGGGACCATGCAGCACGTGATACAGCTCCTTGCGGCCCTGGCGAACGGCCGTGCCCGCACGCGCTTCGCCCAGGTGGCCCTGGCAGGGGAGGCGGGCACCCCCGCAGATGCCGCAGCGGACCGGCTGCTGCGCGCCGCCGGGGTGCTCGAGGACCTCCCCGGCGGTGCCGTGAAGGTCGACGAGGCCGCGCTCGCGGCGCTGCTGGGAGAGGCCCGTGCCGCTGTCCCGTCCCGGCCCGCCGGGAAGGTAGACCTCCTCCCGCGCCAGCGTGCCCTGCGCATCCAGGTCCTGCGGGAGCTTGCCGCTGCGGTCCTCGGCGAGGACGAGCGCATCCCCGAACGCGAGCTCAATGCCCGCCTCGGCGAGCGCGCCCTCGACATCCCCGGGGTGCGCCGTGCCCTGGTGGACGAGGGGATCGTGGCCAGGGAGGCCGACGGCAGTGCGTACTGGCGGCCCGGCGAAGGCTGACCCCGATCGCGGCACACCGCCTTCCGGGCACGGACAGACGCCCCGCCGCCAGGGAGGACGCTTCAGCGCGTCCTCTGGGCGACAGGGCGTCTCGCGGGGCGAGCGGCGCTCAGGCGCGCTGGGAGGCGGAGCCGTGCGGCGCCGTCGTGCGTCCGTCCAGTGGTCGGTGCGCCGTCTCCGGGAGCAACCACGCCGCGATGAGCGCCCCGGCGGCGATGAGGGTCAGGTAGATCGCGGGCGCCATGGGGTTGCCGGTGGTCGCGATGAGCCACGTCGCCACGAACGGCGCGGTCCCGCCGAACACGGCATAGCTCACGTTGTACGTGATGGCCGACGCCGTGTAGCGCACCTCGGTGGGGAAGACCTCCGAGAGCAGCACGGCCGTGACGACGTTCGCGGTCACGGCGCCGACCGCGAGGAGCGCCTGCCCCCCGAGTGCCGCGCCGAAGGTCCCGCCGGAGGCGAGGAGGTAAGCAGGGATGGCGAGGCCACCGAGCAGGAGCGACGACGCGGCCATGGTGGGCTTGCGCCCGATCCGGTCGCACACCCTGCCCAAGACCGGGGCGAGGGCCGCGGCGAACCCGAGCGCGATGACGTTGCTGAACAGCACGAGGTCGGCGGGCATCTTCACGACCTCGCGCAGGAACGTGGTCATGTACGTGGAGAACGTGTAGAAGCTCAGGGCGGTGAGGGCGATGTACCCGCCCAGGATGAGCATCGGGCGCCACTGGAGGGCGAACGTCCGGCGGAGGGGAGCGTGCTCCTTGCCGCGCTGCGCTTCGAGGGCCGCCTGGAAGACCGGCGACTCGTCGAGCCGGCGCCGAATGTAGAACGCCACGATCCCCAGGGGCGCGGCGACGAGGAACGGAATGCGCCAGCCCCACGCGTTCATGGCGGCGGCACCGAGTCCCGCCGTGAGCCCCCAGCACAGCAGGGCGGCGCCAGAGAACGAGCCGAATGTCGCGGCGGGCATCCAGGAGGAGTAGCGCGAGCGCTCGCGGGCGGGCGCGTGCTCGATCACGTAGGCGACGGCGCCGGCGTACTCGCCGCCGGCGGAGAGGCCCTGGACGCTCCGAGCGAGGGTCAGCAGGAGAGGCGCGAGGACGCCCACCGCGCCGAACGTCGGCAGGAGGCCGATGGCCATGGTGGCGCCGGACATGAGGAGGACGGTCAGGGCCAGCACGCGCTTGCGGCCGATCCTGTCGCCGAGAACGCCGAAGACGGCGCCGCCGATGGGGCGGAGCGCGAACGCGACCGCGAAGACGGCGAAGGTCTGGAGCAGGCCGACGACGTTGTCGCCTGCGGGGAAGAAGGCATGCGCGAGCTGGGTCGCGAGGAAGCCGTACACGGCGAAGTCGAACCATTCGACGACGGTGCCGGCCGCTGCGGCGCCGGTGACCTTGCGGAGCACCGACTGGGTGACGGGGGCGGTCTGGCCGCCAGGGGTGGAGGGGTCTGCGGGGTTCATGTGGGGCTCCCGGGGAGGGTGGGGATCGTTCGGGGGCGTCCGAGGTGCTCGACGCCAGAGTATGCGCAGCGCCCGCCGTCGGACGAGGACGGCGGGCGCTGTACGGTGCGACTCAGGCCGGATCTGCGGGGGCCTCTACCTCACGCTGGGGATCCGAGAGGGTCTTCGGGACCGTGTCCTCGAACTGCGGGAGGCCGTTCAGGTACTCCACCACCGAATCCGTGGACTCCACGTCGCCGAACTTGTTGTCGATGTCGTAGAGGTTCCACTGCACGACGCCCGGGACGCGGTCGCCGATGGTCTCCTTGGCGATGATCGGGCGGAAGCCCTTCGCGATCGCGTCCTCGACCGTGTGGCGCACGCACCCGGCCGCGGTCGCGCCGGTCACGATCAGGGTGTCGATGCGGTTGGCGGTCAGAAAGAGCTCGAGGTTCGTCCCCGGGAACGCCGAGGCGCGGTTCTTCTCGATCACGACCTCGCCTTCTGCGGGCGCGATGCGGTCGTCGATCTGAGCCCAGTACGAGTCTGCCGGAAGGGTCTCCACGGGAATCTTCGAGTACCACAGACCCATGTCGTTCGTCCCGGAGGAGGCGTCGCGGTTGCGGTACACGTTCGTGGTGTAGAAGACCGGGACCCCCTTGGCGCGCGCGGCCTCGTTGATCCGCTGGACATTCGGGATGATCTCCTCCATGCCCGGGCAGCTGAACGGGTGGCCCGGCCGCGTCCAGGCGTTCGCGAGGTCGATGTGGATCACGGCGGGGCGGTTGCCGTAGCCGATCCGACGCTTGAAGCCGCGCTCGTTGTAGATGCCGGTGCCGGCTTCGAACGCCTCCTCCAGCACTGCGGCAAGACGGGTCTCGATGTCCTGGCCCACTGCGGTGTCCTGGCTCATGGTGCACTCCTTCGAATTTGCTCTGGGGGGATGTGTTTTGCTGGGCTAGCAACACGGAGAGGCTGTGATCTACCTCTCGTCAGTTGCTGTAGAAACAATCTATTTGCTTATAAAGCAACACACAAGAGGTGCGGCGAACCTTTTCTGCCGGCCCGGTCCTAGTCCTGGCGGACGGTGCGCGGGTTGACGTTGCGTGCCGCGAGAATGAGCAGCCCCGAGGCAAAAATGGGCACACAGCCGATCCAGAAGGCCGCCGTGCTCCACGTCCACCCGGCGCCCAGGGCGAGCGTGACGAGGAAGCTGCTGATGATCGCGCCGACTTGCCCGCCGGCGTTGATGATCGAGCCGCCGGTGGCCCTCGTCCGTACCGGGAAGCTCTCGCCGTTGAAGAACAGCAGCGCGGAGAACGGACCGATCAGGAAGAACAGGCCGGCGCTGTAGAGCGCGACGACGACTGCGAAGTCCCCCGACGGCGCGAGCAGCATGGCCGTGAAGGAGGCCCCGCACAGGATCCAGCCGATGGCGATCGTGTTGCGCCGGCCGATCCTGTCGCCCAGCCAGCCGTGGAACACGTAGCCGGCGAATGCGGTGGCGTTGGAGACCACGAGGATCACGAGGGCGTTCGTGAACGGGATGTCCTTGCCGTCCGGGGCGCTCAGGAGGGACGTCCCGAGGATTGCGAACACGAGCACGCCGACCCAGTTCAGCAGGAACGAGAGGCCGATCACCACGGTCGAGCGCAGCGACTCTCCCCGGAACGCCTCGGCGAGGGGGGAGCCGTTCGTGTTCGCGTGCCTGTGCGCCTCGAACTGCGGGCTCTCCTTGAGCCAGCGCCCCGCGATGACGATGAAGATGGCCGGGAACGCCGCCACGACGAAGCACAGCGCCCATCCGCCCACGGGGAACAGGAGGTAGATCGAGGCGGCCGCGAGCACCGAGCCGATCGGCCAGCCGGACTGGACGAGGGAGTAGATCAGGCCGCGGCGCCGTGCCTTGGCCGGATCGGCGTAGGCATGGGCGAAGAGCTCGTTGAGGTAGGCGGCGTTGACCGACTGCTCGGCGTAGCCGAGGCCGGCGGCCGAGCGCACGAGGATGAGCAGGACCACGCCGATCCCGCCCACGATGCCCACGGCCCAGCCCGCGACCGCGGTCAGGAGCGAGGCGATGGCCGCGCCGACGACGGAGATGAGGATGCCCTTCCGGCGCCCGATCCGGTCCACCAGGGGGCCGACGGCGAACGCCACGAGCGCCGTGCCGGCCGTGACCCACGTGTTGACCGCCGTGGACTGCGCCGGGGCCCAGCCCACCTCGGCGGCGAGGACCGGCAGCAGGTTGCCGAACAGGACGAAGTCGTACACGGCGAACGTCCACGCGAAGAAGCAGATCCACGTGGCGATGCGGACGTCCCGCGGTGTGAGCTGCCCCGCGGTGGCGGGCGCCGCCGTCGTGCGTGCGGCGGCCGACCCGGACGCCTTCGCCGGGTCGAGGGTGCTTTCCATCGGTTCCATGGGTACTCCTGGGGTGAGGTGGCTATGAGCCGGAGGTGTGGATGGGCATGGAAAGGGCGGCCGGGTGGGACGCTGTGCGTCCCCCCGGCCGCCCCAGTGACTGGATTCAATGCGGTACTGCTGGGTGTTGCGGAACTAGACGGTGGCGTAGATGGTCGTCGGGGACCGGCGCTCTGCGGTGCGTGCGGCGTCGACCGTCATTCTGGCGGGGTCGATCACCACTCCGTAGTCACGCTCGGCGGCCTCGAGGGTGGTGAAGCCGTCGAGGACGTCTTCGAGGACCTTCTCCGGATCCCGCCGGTGCGGGTCGCCGAAGCCGCCGCCGCTCGGAACGGTGATCTGGAGGGAGTCGCCTGCCAGCAGCTGGCGACCCGTGACCTTGGACGGCCAGGATTCCTCGCCGGCGCGGCCAGGGTTCTTCACGAGCGAGCCGTTGAGGCCTTCGTGCCCTCCGCACGCGCCCCACGGCACGTCCGACTCGTGGCGTTCGCCCTCGCAGGTGATTACGGTGTCCGTGAGGAAGGTGTTCTCCCGGACAATGCCGATTCCTCCGCGGAACTCACCGGCGGCCGCCGGCTCGGGCCGCAGCTCGTAGCGGTCGGTCCGCATCGGGAACCGCCACTCGAGCTCCTCGATCGGGTTGTTGCGGGTGTTGGCGATGAGGTTGTCCACGGAGTCCGGCCCGTCGCTCGTGGCGCGGGCGCCGTAGGAGCCTTCGTTGACCTCGAGGTACACCCAGTACTCGCCCTGCTTCTCGTCCCATCCCGAGTAGGAGATGAAGTGGATGTGGGCGGAGTTGCCAGCGGTGACGCGGTCGGGAATGACCGGGGCGAGGGCCCGGAGGGCAAGGTCGACGGCGCGCTGAACCTGGGAAAATCGCGAGAAGGTCGCAGCCGGGTACTTCGGGTTGAAGATGGTGCCCTCCGGGGCGATCACCTTCAGCGGCTTGAGCATCCCCTCGTTCTGCGGTACGAACACCGGGAACGCGACCTCGTCGAGGAACATCATCCGCGTGATGAAGGTGAACGCGGAGACCGTGGTGCCCTCGAAGGCACAGTTGTAGGCGGTGGGCACTTGTTCGGAGGACCCGGTGAGGTCGTAGGTGATCTCGTCGCCCTGCACGATCACCTTCACCGCGATCGGCAGTTTCTTGCCGTAGTTGCGGCCGTCGTCGTCCAGATAACCGACT
Proteins encoded:
- a CDS encoding N-carbamoylsarcosine amidohydrolase, which codes for MSQDTAVGQDIETRLAAVLEEAFEAGTGIYNERGFKRRIGYGNRPAVIHIDLANAWTRPGHPFSCPGMEEIIPNVQRINEAARAKGVPVFYTTNVYRNRDASSGTNDMGLWYSKIPVETLPADSYWAQIDDRIAPAEGEVVIEKNRASAFPGTNLELFLTANRIDTLIVTGATAAGCVRHTVEDAIAKGFRPIIAKETIGDRVPGVVQWNLYDIDNKFGDVESTDSVVEYLNGLPQFEDTVPKTLSDPQREVEAPADPA
- a CDS encoding MFS transporter; protein product: MEPMESTLDPAKASGSAAARTTAAPATAGQLTPRDVRIATWICFFAWTFAVYDFVLFGNLLPVLAAEVGWAPAQSTAVNTWVTAGTALVAFAVGPLVDRIGRRKGILISVVGAAIASLLTAVAGWAVGIVGGIGVVLLILVRSAAGLGYAEQSVNAAYLNELFAHAYADPAKARRRGLIYSLVQSGWPIGSVLAAASIYLLFPVGGWALCFVVAAFPAIFIVIAGRWLKESPQFEAHRHANTNGSPLAEAFRGESLRSTVVIGLSFLLNWVGVLVFAILGTSLLSAPDGKDIPFTNALVILVVSNATAFAGYVFHGWLGDRIGRRNTIAIGWILCGASFTAMLLAPSGDFAVVVALYSAGLFFLIGPFSALLFFNGESFPVRTRATGGSIINAGGQVGAIISSFLVTLALGAGWTWSTAAFWIGCVPIFASGLLILAARNVNPRTVRQD